GCCCAGATGCGGGTCACCGGCACCGACATGGCCGACGCGGACGGCAACCTCCCGGCCGTCGACCTGGAGCTGCCCGTCGTCATCTCCGGCGTCTCCAAGGCCCGCACCGCCCCCGAGCAGCGGATCTTCGCCTACAACAGCGGACTCGTCGTCACCGACATCGCACTGGGCCACCGCTTCGCCCAGCTCGCCACCGACCAGAACCTCGGCACCGAGGTGGCCCTGTGGCGCTGACCCTGCCCGCCCACCCCGACCCGCTCGCCGAGCGCCTGCACACCAGCGGCCTGCTCCACGAACTCGCCCACGGCCTCGGCGGCCCCTTCCACTACCTGCTGCCCGAACGCTTCGACGCCAACCTGGCCGACTTCCGCGCCGCCCTCGCCGAGGCCGCCGTCGAAGGCCGCGTCTACTACGCCAAGAAGGCCAACAAGGCCTCGGTCCTCATCGACCGCTGCGCCGCCGCGGGCGCCGGAGTCGACGTCGCCTCGCTCGGCGAGCTGCGCGAGGCCCTGGGACACGGCGTACGCGGCGAGGACCTCGTCGTCACCGGCCCCGCCAAGTCCGGGCAGCTGCTGGACGTGGCCGTGCGGCAGGGCGCGCTGATCGCCGTCGACGCCCTCGACGAACTGGAGCGCCTCCTCGCCCGCGCGGACCACCGTCCCGCCCGAGTACTGCTGCGCCGCCACCCGCCCTCCCAGCGCCGCAGCCGCTTCGGACTCGACGACGCCCAGCTGCACGAGGCGCTGGGGCGGTGCGCCGAAGCCGGCGACGCCGTCCGGATGGAGGGGTTCAGCTTCCACCTCTCCGGCTACGAGATCCAGGAACGCGCCGACCTCGCCGGCGACCTCGTCGAACTCTGCCTCAAGGCCCGGACGCTGGGCCTGCAGGCGGACCGGATCAGCATCGGCGGCGGCTTCCCCGTCGACTACGTCCCGGCCGACGCCTGGGACACCTTCCTCGCCGAGAACGACGCAGCGCACTACCACGGCCACAAGTCCTTCGCCGCAAGCGACTTCTACCCCTACCACTCCCCCGTCGCAGGCGCCGACGCGCTGCGCGCGATCCTCGCCGCCCGTCCGGACGGATCGGGGGCGAGCCTGGCAGAGCGCCTGCGCCAGGCCGGGGTGATGCTGCTGCTGGAGCCCGGCCGCGCGCTGCTGGACCGGGCGGGATCCTCGGTCTTCCGCATCCAGGGCGTCAAGGACCGCACCGGGTACGGCATCGTCACCGTCGACGGCACCAGCCTCAGCCTGTCCGAGCAGTGGTTCAACAGCGAGTACCTGCCCGAACCCGTCCTGCTGACCCGGGGCGACCGCGAGGACGGCCCGTACGAGGCCTGCGTCGGCGGCGCGAGCTGCCTGGACTCCGACCTGCTGACCTGGCGCAAGGTCCCCTTCCCGGCCCGGCCGGCGGTCGGTGACCTCCTCGTCTACCCCAACACCGCGGGCTACCAGATGGATTCCAACGAATCCCCCTTCCACGAGCTGCCGTTGCCGCCGAAGATCGTCATCGACCACCCCCACGAGAGCAGCCGACCCCGCTGGCGCCTCGACCGCTGACCCTGCCCTGACCGACCGCCCCGTCCGCACTGCCCCACCCCCACGGAGCCACACGCCATGACCGACGCCCTGACCCGCCCCCCGGTGGTCAGCCGGATCTCCGACCTCATCGGCTACACCCCGCTGTTCGAACTCGCCCGAGCCGACAACGGCGCCCGCCTGCTGCTGAAACTGGAGATGTTCAACCCCACCGGCAGCGCGAAGATCCGCATGGCCCGCCAGATGGTCCTCGACGCCGAGGAACGCGGCGAACTGCGCGAGGGCGGCCACATCATCGAGTCCACCTCCGGCAACACCGGCCTCGGCCTGGCCGTCGTCGCCGCCGAGCGCGGCTACCGCTTCACCGCCGTCGTCGACAACCACGCCGCCGCCGACAAACTGCGCGGCATGAGGGCCATGGGCACCGAACTCGTCTACGTCGACGCCGACACCGACGGCGAGGAACTCCACACCGCCGCCCGCGAGGAACTCGCCGAGGACATGGCCCGCGGCAAGGACAACACCTTCTTCACCGAGCAGCACAACAACCCCAGCAACGCCGTCGGCTACCACGCCGTCGGCCGCGAGATCGCCCAGGCCCTCGACAACCGGGTCGACGTGCTGATCGGCGCCGTCGGCACCGGCGGCGGACTGTGCGGCACCGCCAGGGAGTTGAAGAAGAGCGTCCCGGACGTGACCGTCGTCGGCGTCGAGCCCAAGGGCTCCATCGCCTTCGGCCCGCCCGCCCACGACTACTACCAGTCCGGCACCGGCACCCCGAAGGCGCCACCATCGGCCTGCTCGTCGACTACGACCTCATCGACGAGGGGGTGAAGGTCGGCGACGTCGAGGCCTTCGCCACCGCCCGCGCCGTCGCCCGCCGCACCGGTCTGCTGATCGGCGGCTCCGCGGGCGGCGTCGTGTACGAGGCACTGGACCGGCTGCCCCGGCTCGCTCCCGACACCGTTGTGGTCGCCTTCATCAATGACGGGGGCGAGAAGTACATGGACACCGTCTTCAACGACGACTGGATGACCGCCCGCGACCTCCTCGACCCGACGGTCGAAGCCGGGATCGACGAGACGCTGACCAAACTCCGCAGGAACTGAGCCTCACCATGCAGCAGTTGACCACCCTCGCCCGCGACGGCCGCGCCCTCGCCGTCCTCGCCGTCCCGCTCGCCCTGACCCAGCTCGCCCAGGTCGCCCTCACCACCACCGACACCGTCATGATGGGCGCCCTCGGCACCGAGGCCCTCGCCGCCGGCGGCCTCGCCCTGGTCGTCTTCAACCAGCTGCGCACCATGGGCGTCGGCCTCGTCACCTCCGTCGGCAACCAGGTCGCGGCCGCCGCCGCCCGAGCCGAACAGGCCGAGCACCCCGACAAGGACACCGAGACCGGCGACAGCGAGGAAGTACGCGCCCTGGTGAGGGCGGCCATGGCCGTCGCCACCCTCGCCGGCCTCGTGGGAGCCGTCCTCATGGTCCTCATCGGGCAGGCCGCCACCTTCCTCGGCCAGGACGCGGACGTCGCCCACCGTGCCCAGGGCATGCTCGCCGCCCTGGCGCCGGGACTGCTGCCCTGCCTCTGGTTCCAGGCGATCCGCCAGTTCACCGTCGGCATGCGCCGACCGCAGGCCCTGCTGCGGATCACCATCGCCTCCGTCGCGATCAACGCCGCACTCAACTGGGTCTTCATCCACGGCACCTGGGGCCTGCCCAAGCTCGGCCTCACCGGCATCGGGGTGGCCACCAGCAGCGTCTACCTGCTCTCCTTCCTCGCCCTCTACGCCTCCGCCCGCCGCGACCCCCAGCTGGCACCCCTGCTCAGCCTGGACTTCTGGCGCGCCGATGCCCCCACCGTGCGCCGCCTGCTCGGCCTCGGCACCCCGATCGCCGCCACCTACGGTTCCGAGGCCGGCTTCTTCTCCGTCACCGCCCTGCTCGCCGGCAGCTTCGGCGCCGCCGCCCTCGCCGCCCACACCGCCGTCAACCAGCTGATCTACATCGTCTTCCAGGTCGCCGTCGGCCTCTCCCACGCCGCCTCCATCAACGTCAGCCGCGAACTCGCCCTCGGCGAGTACACCGCCGCCCGCCGGATCAAGAACACCGCCCTCGCCTGCGGTGCCGTCGTCACCGCCCTCGTCGGCATCGCCTACCTCGCCGTCCCCGACCTCGTCCTGCGGCCCTACTTCGACCCCGACACAGCCACCGACCAGCAGGGCCTGCACATCGCCACCGGCCTCCTCGCCGTCGTCGCCGTGCTCCAGTTCTTCGACTGCGCCCAGAACATCGGCGTCGGCCTGCTCCGCGGCCTCGACGACACCAAGAGCGGCTTCCGCATCACCCTCATCGGCTACTGGCTCGTCGGCCTGCCCGCCGCCTGGCTCCTCGCCTACCCCCTCGGCGGCGAAACCCGCGGCCTGTGGCTCGGCCTGCTCATCGGACTCGCCACCACCGCCGTCCTCCTGCTGCGCCGCTACGGCCTCGCCCTCACCGCCAGGGCAGCCACGGTTCCCGAGCCGGCCGTCACCGGCTGAACCGCGCCTCGCTCCACACCCGGGGGCCGGTCCAGCGCGACCGGACCGGCCCCCACGGCCCGGAGATGGTCGAGGACGCAGTCCGCGCCCTGCTCTCCGGTGTGTCCCACGCCGCCCTCAACGGCTCCGGTGATCTCCGGGAATGCCGTGCTGCAGCTTTCCGAAAGCCCGTCCTGCTCCGTTCCGTGCGCGCTTGAGTGCGGATCGCGGCACGATGAAACGGCCGGACTGTTTCGGGTCGGGACAGGCTCGGAGCCGCTGCGCCCCACGCACGGCCGGTCCTGCGCTACCACCCTTGATCCGGAGGAATGGCGATGTCCCCCCAGCCGTTGGCCAAGCCGTTGCCCGTCTACCTGAACGACCACCCGACCGGGGCGGTCAGCGCCGCCGTCGGTGCCCACCGGCCCGGTACGGAGCGGCCTGGCGC
The genomic region above belongs to Streptomyces sp. 1331.2 and contains:
- a CDS encoding amino acid decarboxylase, whose protein sequence is MALTLPAHPDPLAERLHTSGLLHELAHGLGGPFHYLLPERFDANLADFRAALAEAAVEGRVYYAKKANKASVLIDRCAAAGAGVDVASLGELREALGHGVRGEDLVVTGPAKSGQLLDVAVRQGALIAVDALDELERLLARADHRPARVLLRRHPPSQRRSRFGLDDAQLHEALGRCAEAGDAVRMEGFSFHLSGYEIQERADLAGDLVELCLKARTLGLQADRISIGGGFPVDYVPADAWDTFLAENDAAHYHGHKSFAASDFYPYHSPVAGADALRAILAARPDGSGASLAERLRQAGVMLLLEPGRALLDRAGSSVFRIQGVKDRTGYGIVTVDGTSLSLSEQWFNSEYLPEPVLLTRGDREDGPYEACVGGASCLDSDLLTWRKVPFPARPAVGDLLVYPNTAGYQMDSNESPFHELPLPPKIVIDHPHESSRPRWRLDR
- a CDS encoding MATE family efflux transporter, coding for MQQLTTLARDGRALAVLAVPLALTQLAQVALTTTDTVMMGALGTEALAAGGLALVVFNQLRTMGVGLVTSVGNQVAAAAARAEQAEHPDKDTETGDSEEVRALVRAAMAVATLAGLVGAVLMVLIGQAATFLGQDADVAHRAQGMLAALAPGLLPCLWFQAIRQFTVGMRRPQALLRITIASVAINAALNWVFIHGTWGLPKLGLTGIGVATSSVYLLSFLALYASARRDPQLAPLLSLDFWRADAPTVRRLLGLGTPIAATYGSEAGFFSVTALLAGSFGAAALAAHTAVNQLIYIVFQVAVGLSHAASINVSRELALGEYTAARRIKNTALACGAVVTALVGIAYLAVPDLVLRPYFDPDTATDQQGLHIATGLLAVVAVLQFFDCAQNIGVGLLRGLDDTKSGFRITLIGYWLVGLPAAWLLAYPLGGETRGLWLGLLIGLATTAVLLLRRYGLALTARAATVPEPAVTG